From the genome of Haloterrigena sp. KLK7, one region includes:
- a CDS encoding nuclear transport factor 2 family protein, with product MTGDSAREPNDPSGNPDGESDAASLVRDYYDALDDHDYEALEALLAPDFVQRRPDRTFEDRTSFVRFMREERPNPDTSHELLAVVADDDTVAARGRVRDTGSETALFEFADFFAIEDDRIGRLETYSR from the coding sequence ATGACCGGAGATTCAGCGAGGGAGCCGAACGATCCATCGGGGAATCCGGACGGCGAGTCGGACGCCGCGTCGCTCGTCCGCGACTACTACGACGCCCTCGACGACCACGACTACGAGGCACTCGAGGCCCTCCTCGCGCCCGACTTCGTCCAGCGGCGGCCGGATCGGACGTTCGAGGACCGCACGTCGTTCGTCCGCTTCATGCGCGAGGAGCGGCCGAATCCGGACACCAGTCACGAACTGCTCGCGGTCGTCGCGGATGACGACACGGTCGCCGCCCGCGGCCGCGTTCGCGATACCGGATCGGAAACCGCACTGTTCGAGTTCGCCGATTTCTTCGCGATCGAGGACGACCGAATCGGGCGACTCGAGACGTACTCCCGCTGA
- a CDS encoding stage II sporulation protein M, producing MSLSEAVDAAVAAVRRRPGDLLPWYVLGAAVPAIARVVPFLAVAIGYAYLATTGRLETIVAALRELNTEPPDPNAEPEAFDAWASQFEVLVEQVLTPTMILLTLATIAVTIVVGIALYAAVAAGQLTACSARLRGNRGVAAGFAGARRYWLRFLGLYLLELLAWIGVLLTLGLVIGIVAAVVTLSTGSGGATLLVGAVAGLAALLAVRAVFAFASVAVVVDDTTAVDAVTNALGFIRSKPIEAGVYYAVALGTTIALAAFSAVITFVDVATLLSVVTPLVAFPALDLLKTAVYNDYRRRLEPPTAPERSLGEQLRDGVRHGWSEMIAFVRETPGTHALVVALALGGFWAGWAAAAPIADTVETSISARLVDHNPFAATLEFFANNWLVALTTALAGVVLVLPAVASLLFNGVAMGVVARTEVEPTELLAFVVPHGVFEIPAIFVASALGIRLGVTGWRTVRGDASRTDLADALERAFWVLIGVGVLLAVAAAIEGFVSPYYYDLLL from the coding sequence ATGTCCCTCTCAGAGGCCGTCGACGCGGCCGTCGCAGCAGTCCGTCGCCGACCGGGCGATCTCCTCCCCTGGTACGTTCTCGGCGCCGCCGTCCCCGCGATCGCCCGCGTCGTCCCGTTCCTCGCGGTCGCGATCGGCTACGCCTACCTCGCGACGACCGGCCGGCTCGAGACGATCGTCGCGGCGCTACGGGAACTGAACACCGAGCCGCCGGATCCGAACGCCGAGCCCGAGGCGTTCGACGCGTGGGCCAGCCAGTTCGAGGTGCTCGTCGAGCAGGTGCTCACGCCGACGATGATCCTGCTGACCCTCGCGACGATCGCCGTGACGATCGTCGTGGGGATCGCGTTGTACGCGGCCGTCGCCGCCGGACAGCTGACGGCCTGTTCCGCACGGCTCCGCGGGAATCGCGGCGTCGCGGCCGGGTTCGCGGGCGCCCGTCGCTACTGGCTGCGGTTCCTCGGGCTCTACCTCCTCGAGTTGCTGGCGTGGATCGGCGTCCTGCTGACGCTCGGCCTGGTCATCGGGATCGTCGCCGCCGTCGTCACGCTGTCGACCGGCTCGGGCGGGGCCACCCTTCTCGTCGGAGCCGTCGCCGGGCTCGCGGCACTGCTGGCGGTCCGCGCGGTGTTCGCGTTCGCGTCGGTCGCCGTCGTCGTCGACGACACGACCGCGGTCGACGCGGTGACGAACGCGCTCGGATTCATCCGATCGAAGCCCATCGAAGCGGGCGTCTACTACGCCGTCGCGCTCGGGACGACGATCGCGCTCGCGGCGTTCTCGGCGGTAATCACGTTCGTCGACGTCGCTACCCTGCTGTCGGTGGTGACGCCGCTGGTCGCGTTCCCGGCGCTGGACCTCCTGAAGACGGCCGTCTACAACGACTATCGACGGCGCCTCGAGCCGCCGACCGCGCCGGAGCGGTCCCTCGGCGAGCAGTTGCGCGACGGCGTTCGGCACGGCTGGTCAGAGATGATCGCGTTCGTTCGCGAGACGCCCGGCACGCACGCGCTCGTCGTCGCCCTCGCGCTCGGGGGCTTCTGGGCCGGCTGGGCGGCCGCGGCGCCGATCGCCGACACGGTCGAGACGTCGATCTCGGCGCGACTCGTCGATCACAACCCGTTCGCCGCGACCCTCGAGTTCTTCGCCAACAACTGGCTGGTCGCGCTCACGACGGCGCTGGCCGGCGTCGTGTTGGTACTCCCCGCGGTCGCCTCGCTGCTATTCAACGGGGTGGCGATGGGGGTCGTCGCCCGAACCGAGGTCGAGCCGACGGAACTGCTCGCGTTCGTCGTCCCCCACGGCGTCTTCGAGATTCCGGCGATCTTCGTCGCCTCGGCGCTGGGTATCCGGCTCGGTGTCACCGGCTGGCGAACCGTTCGCGGGGACGCGAGCCGGACGGACCTCGCCGACGCGCTCGAGCGGGCGTTTTGGGTGCTGATCGGCGTCGGCGTCCTGCTGGCGGTCGCGGCGGCCATCGAGGGCTTCGTGAGTCCGTACTACTACGACCTGCTGCTCTGA
- the argS gene encoding arginine--tRNA ligase — protein MFLALRAEVEETLERALSALDFPTDDLGIEEPPEDVDSVLASSVAFRLAGEAGAPPPQVAGQLADELDADELTYVSEVQTQGPYLNFLPSDAYLAETLETATAETYGALEDRDESVVVEHTSANPTGPVHVGRARNPIIGDAVANLLEYAGYDVDRHYYVNDAGRQMAVFTWAYETFDEEDLEGEPERDRKEYDLVRYYRKGNAYLENAAEEAVAEAEAEIESIMQGLEAGDDEAYERVSEVVDQVLGGMTECLERLPAEFDEFVKETRFMRNGDTDDLVSRLKELDEAVYEEDAWQLELEDHGIDKNLVFLRSDGTSLYATRDLAHHEWKFDEYDRAVTVLGEDHKLQARQLRTTLELLGNDTDGLRQVLYSYVNLPEGKMSTRRGTGVDLDDLLDEAIDRAREEVEDRLDDRIRDDDLDVEDIERIAHQVGIGAVRYDIVSKQPTKAITFEWDRALDFEAQSAPYVQYVHARCCGILEEAGLDPETDLAGQDVELEALEADLLETDAERDLLETIARFPAVVDEAADDLEPHQIATYTREFADRFNAFYRECPVLADDVDPDVREARLALVAASKHTVANALSILGVEAPRSM, from the coding sequence ATGTTCCTTGCCTTACGCGCGGAGGTCGAGGAGACCCTCGAACGGGCGCTCTCTGCACTCGACTTCCCGACCGACGACCTCGGGATCGAAGAACCGCCGGAAGACGTCGACAGCGTCCTCGCCTCGAGCGTGGCCTTCCGACTCGCCGGCGAAGCCGGTGCTCCACCGCCGCAGGTCGCGGGCCAGCTGGCCGACGAACTCGACGCCGACGAGCTGACCTACGTCTCCGAAGTGCAGACGCAGGGCCCCTATCTCAACTTCCTGCCGAGCGACGCCTATCTCGCCGAGACTCTCGAGACCGCGACCGCGGAAACCTACGGCGCCCTCGAGGACCGCGACGAAAGCGTCGTCGTCGAGCACACGAGCGCGAACCCGACGGGGCCGGTCCACGTCGGCCGCGCCCGGAATCCGATCATCGGCGACGCAGTGGCTAACCTGCTCGAGTACGCCGGTTACGACGTCGACCGCCACTACTACGTCAACGACGCCGGTCGGCAGATGGCCGTCTTCACGTGGGCCTACGAGACCTTCGACGAGGAGGACCTCGAGGGAGAGCCCGAGCGCGACCGGAAGGAGTACGACCTCGTGCGCTACTACCGGAAGGGGAACGCCTACCTCGAGAACGCCGCCGAGGAAGCGGTCGCGGAGGCCGAGGCCGAGATCGAGTCGATCATGCAGGGCCTGGAGGCCGGCGACGACGAGGCCTACGAGCGGGTCAGCGAGGTCGTCGATCAGGTGCTCGGCGGAATGACGGAATGTCTCGAGCGCCTGCCCGCGGAGTTCGACGAGTTCGTCAAGGAGACCCGGTTCATGCGAAACGGCGACACCGACGACCTCGTCTCGCGGCTGAAAGAGCTCGACGAAGCGGTCTACGAGGAGGACGCCTGGCAGCTCGAACTCGAGGACCACGGGATCGACAAGAACCTCGTCTTCCTGCGCTCGGACGGCACCTCGCTGTACGCCACCCGCGATCTGGCCCACCACGAGTGGAAGTTCGACGAGTACGACCGCGCGGTGACGGTGCTGGGCGAGGACCACAAACTGCAGGCCAGACAGCTCCGGACGACCCTCGAACTGCTCGGCAACGACACCGACGGCCTCCGACAGGTGCTCTACTCGTACGTCAACCTGCCCGAGGGGAAGATGTCGACGCGTCGCGGCACGGGCGTCGATCTCGACGACCTGCTCGACGAGGCGATCGACCGCGCCCGCGAGGAGGTCGAGGACCGCCTGGACGACCGCATCCGCGACGACGACCTGGACGTCGAGGACATCGAGCGTATCGCCCATCAGGTCGGCATCGGCGCCGTCCGGTACGACATCGTCTCCAAACAGCCGACGAAGGCGATCACCTTCGAGTGGGACCGGGCGCTTGACTTCGAGGCCCAGTCGGCGCCGTACGTCCAGTACGTCCACGCGCGCTGCTGTGGCATCCTGGAAGAGGCGGGTCTCGACCCCGAAACCGACCTCGCGGGACAGGACGTCGAACTCGAGGCCCTCGAGGCCGATCTGCTCGAGACCGACGCCGAGCGGGACCTGCTCGAGACGATCGCGCGGTTCCCGGCGGTCGTCGACGAGGCCGCGGACGACCTCGAACCGCACCAGATCGCGACCTACACGCGCGAGTTCGCCGACCGGTTCAACGCCTTCTACCGGGAGTGTCCCGTACTGGCCGACGACGTCGACCCGGACGTCAGGGAGGCCCGACTCGCGCTCGTGGCCGCGTCGAAACACACGGTCGCCAACGCGCTGTCGATCCTCGGCGTCGAAGCACCGCGCTCGATGTGA
- a CDS encoding succinylglutamate desuccinylase/aspartoacylase family protein: MTTTLGTASAAPGEIDTGRLEVGETRDGSSFGLPVAVINGERAGKTLYLQAASDGDELNGVGVIQRVVPRLDPAEIAGTILVVGIVNYHAFQVAEHRNPIDDTKMNRAYPGNETGTSSERIAAATFEVATRADLILDLHQGSTSRMIDEVRVRCGKRHRLHDDCLELAKVFGCGYILDQKGPDGQLARAAPDEGIPTVDPELGGAVGWDEESIRKGVEGVFNVLTYYGFLDGEATVETQTRANGFEQYGAPGGGLISFERDLGERVRRGDLLFELTTPFGERKAEVTADSDGILWRTRRLPQVASGEYVCSVATDIDDY; the protein is encoded by the coding sequence ATGACGACGACGCTCGGAACGGCGAGTGCGGCCCCCGGCGAGATCGATACGGGCCGTCTCGAGGTCGGCGAAACCCGGGACGGAAGCTCGTTCGGGTTACCGGTCGCCGTGATCAACGGCGAGCGGGCGGGAAAGACGCTCTATCTGCAGGCGGCGAGCGACGGCGACGAGCTCAACGGTGTCGGCGTCATTCAGCGCGTCGTCCCGCGGCTCGATCCCGCCGAAATCGCTGGGACGATCCTGGTCGTCGGGATCGTCAACTACCACGCGTTTCAGGTCGCCGAACACCGGAATCCGATCGACGACACGAAGATGAACCGCGCCTACCCCGGCAACGAGACCGGCACCTCGAGCGAGCGGATCGCCGCCGCGACGTTCGAGGTCGCGACCCGGGCCGATCTGATCCTCGACCTCCACCAGGGCTCGACCAGTCGAATGATCGACGAGGTCCGGGTTCGCTGCGGGAAACGCCACCGCCTCCACGACGACTGCCTCGAACTCGCGAAGGTCTTCGGCTGCGGGTACATCCTCGATCAGAAGGGGCCCGACGGCCAGCTGGCCCGCGCCGCACCGGACGAGGGGATCCCGACCGTCGATCCCGAACTCGGCGGGGCCGTCGGCTGGGACGAGGAGAGTATCCGCAAGGGCGTCGAGGGCGTGTTCAACGTCCTCACCTACTACGGCTTCCTCGACGGGGAGGCGACCGTCGAGACCCAGACGCGTGCCAACGGGTTCGAACAGTACGGGGCGCCGGGCGGCGGCCTGATCTCGTTCGAGCGGGACTTAGGCGAGCGCGTCCGTCGCGGCGACCTGCTGTTCGAACTGACGACCCCCTTCGGCGAACGGAAGGCGGAGGTGACCGCCGACAGCGACGGGATCCTCTGGCGGACCCGGCGGCTGCCACAGGTCGCCAGCGGCGAGTACGTCTGTTCTGTCGCCACCGATATCGACGACTACTGA
- a CDS encoding pyridoxal-phosphate dependent enzyme, producing MASDLICPNCETVYEAGPTEPWRCACGHALEFTERPHPQGDPLPLQNLDTTEGLWTFFEFLPIEKHVTFHEGFTPLVDAPDWDAQFKLEYVFPTGSFKDRGATTTLSRAVELGVEKVIEDSSGNAGAAIATYAARAGLEADIYVPADVKQSKLMAIQRADARPVRIEGSRRDVTDACIDAVEGEAQGASESESGDTPRQTGAGWYASHAWNPAFYAGTMTFAFEVAAQQGWTVPDAVVLPIGHGTLFLGAYRGFSLLNEAGIVDGMPRLLGAQATGYTPIVDELEGGRTEADEDADGAEIADGIRIAEPARKGEILRAIEATGGDAIALGADPIETALDRLHRGGFYVEPTCAVAPAALEQYRDDDVLDADDDVVVPLTGSGLKTL from the coding sequence ATGGCATCCGATCTCATTTGTCCGAACTGCGAGACCGTCTACGAGGCCGGACCGACCGAACCGTGGCGCTGCGCCTGCGGCCACGCCCTCGAGTTCACCGAACGGCCGCACCCGCAGGGCGATCCCCTGCCGCTACAGAACCTCGATACGACCGAGGGGCTCTGGACGTTCTTCGAGTTCCTGCCGATCGAGAAGCACGTGACCTTCCACGAGGGCTTTACCCCCCTCGTCGACGCGCCCGACTGGGACGCCCAGTTCAAACTCGAGTACGTGTTTCCGACGGGCTCGTTCAAGGACCGGGGCGCGACGACGACCCTCTCCCGAGCAGTGGAACTCGGCGTCGAGAAGGTCATCGAGGACTCCTCGGGCAACGCCGGCGCCGCGATCGCGACCTACGCGGCCCGCGCGGGCCTCGAGGCCGACATCTACGTCCCGGCGGACGTCAAGCAATCGAAGCTGATGGCCATCCAGCGGGCCGACGCCCGGCCGGTCCGGATCGAGGGGAGCCGACGGGACGTCACCGACGCCTGTATCGACGCCGTCGAGGGCGAGGCGCAAGGCGCCTCGGAAAGCGAGAGCGGGGACACCCCGCGACAGACGGGAGCGGGCTGGTACGCCAGCCACGCCTGGAACCCGGCGTTCTACGCGGGCACGATGACCTTCGCGTTCGAGGTCGCCGCCCAGCAGGGGTGGACCGTGCCCGACGCCGTCGTGCTCCCGATCGGCCACGGAACGCTGTTTCTGGGGGCCTACCGCGGCTTTTCGCTGCTCAACGAGGCCGGCATCGTCGACGGCATGCCCCGACTGCTGGGTGCGCAGGCGACCGGCTACACGCCGATCGTCGACGAACTCGAGGGCGGGCGTACCGAAGCGGACGAAGACGCGGACGGCGCCGAGATCGCCGACGGGATCAGAATCGCCGAACCGGCCCGGAAGGGCGAGATCCTCCGGGCCATCGAGGCGACCGGCGGCGACGCCATCGCTCTCGGCGCGGACCCGATCGAGACGGCGCTCGATCGGCTCCACCGCGGCGGCTTCTACGTCGAGCCGACCTGCGCGGTCGCCCCCGCGGCGCTCGAGCAGTACCGCGACGACGACGTGCTCGACGCCGACGACGACGTCGTCGTCCCCCTGACCGGCAGCGGACTGAAAACGCTTTGA
- a CDS encoding aldehyde dehydrogenase family protein: MSPDLSIEADWNSLYIDGEWTTAESDEEIAVEDPSTREEIARVPAANEADVDAAYEAAADAQTEWQQAPPIEREQVAQQFAQLLGEYEDEISDLLAHEAGGGPIMGETSVSIASDQAAEAATFPRRMKGERIDSNVPGKENLVRREPQGVVTVISPWNFPLNLSGRAIAPALATGNAVVLKPASNTPITGGLLMAKLYEEAGLPDGLLNVVTGHGSDIGDAVVGHPESDLVAFTGSTPVGRGVAATAGENLSEMALELGGNNAHIVTADADVERAVDSAVFGSFVHQGQVCISINRHLVHESVYDEYVERLTARAESLPTGSAHDEETVVGPIIDEGQRDEMLEYVEETIDQGATLETGGGTVAMDGVEDSLLVAPTVISDATNDMSAACNEHFGPIAPVIPFSDIDEAIEMHDATEYGLSGSVHAGDVGTGMRIAERMDTGNVHVNDQPINDEAHVTFSGTKASGVGSYNSTDVMDEVTEKKWISLQHDEREYPF, from the coding sequence ATGTCGCCGGATCTCTCGATCGAGGCGGACTGGAACAGTCTCTACATCGACGGCGAGTGGACGACCGCGGAGAGCGACGAGGAGATCGCGGTCGAAGACCCGTCGACGCGCGAGGAGATCGCCCGCGTTCCCGCGGCGAACGAGGCCGACGTCGACGCGGCCTACGAGGCCGCCGCGGACGCCCAGACGGAGTGGCAACAGGCTCCACCGATCGAACGCGAGCAGGTCGCCCAGCAGTTCGCGCAGTTGCTGGGCGAGTACGAGGACGAGATTTCGGACCTGTTAGCCCACGAAGCAGGCGGCGGACCGATCATGGGTGAGACGTCCGTCAGCATCGCCTCGGATCAGGCCGCGGAGGCGGCCACGTTCCCGCGGCGGATGAAAGGCGAGCGGATCGACTCGAACGTTCCCGGCAAGGAGAACCTCGTTCGACGGGAACCGCAGGGCGTCGTCACCGTCATCTCGCCGTGGAACTTCCCGCTGAACCTCTCCGGACGCGCCATCGCGCCGGCGCTGGCGACCGGCAACGCCGTCGTCCTCAAGCCCGCGTCGAACACGCCGATCACGGGCGGGCTCCTCATGGCGAAGCTGTACGAGGAGGCCGGACTGCCGGACGGACTGCTCAACGTCGTCACCGGGCACGGCTCCGACATCGGCGACGCCGTCGTCGGCCATCCCGAGAGCGACCTCGTCGCCTTCACCGGCTCGACGCCGGTCGGCCGCGGCGTCGCGGCGACCGCCGGCGAGAACCTCTCCGAGATGGCGCTGGAACTGGGCGGCAACAACGCCCACATCGTCACGGCCGACGCCGACGTGGAGCGAGCGGTCGACTCGGCGGTCTTCGGCTCGTTCGTCCACCAGGGGCAGGTCTGCATCTCGATCAATCGCCACCTCGTCCACGAGAGCGTCTACGACGAGTACGTCGAACGCCTGACCGCGCGGGCGGAATCCCTGCCGACCGGGAGCGCCCACGACGAGGAGACGGTCGTCGGCCCGATCATCGACGAGGGCCAGCGCGACGAGATGCTCGAGTACGTCGAGGAGACGATCGACCAGGGGGCGACCCTCGAGACCGGCGGCGGAACCGTCGCGATGGACGGAGTCGAGGACTCGCTGCTGGTCGCGCCGACGGTCATTTCGGACGCGACCAACGACATGTCCGCGGCCTGTAACGAGCACTTCGGGCCGATCGCACCCGTCATTCCGTTCTCCGATATCGACGAGGCGATCGAGATGCACGACGCCACCGAGTACGGGCTCTCGGGGTCGGTCCACGCCGGCGACGTCGGCACCGGGATGCGGATCGCCGAGCGGATGGACACCGGGAACGTCCACGTCAACGACCAGCCGATCAACGACGAAGCCCACGTCACGTTCAGCGGGACGAAGGCCTCCGGCGTCGGCAGCTACAACAGCACCGACGTCATGGACGAGGTCACCGAGAAGAAGTGGATCTCCCTGCAGCACGACGAGCGGGAGTATCCGTTCTGA
- a CDS encoding 50S ribosomal protein L40e: MPSFDAAEKRTLEKMICMRCNARNPKRADRCRKCGYENLRPKAKEPRAA, from the coding sequence ATGCCAAGTTTCGACGCCGCCGAGAAACGGACGCTCGAGAAGATGATCTGCATGCGCTGTAACGCTCGCAACCCGAAGCGAGCCGACCGCTGTCGGAAGTGCGGCTACGAGAACCTCCGTCCCAAGGCGAAGGAACCGCGCGCGGCATAA
- the udk gene encoding uridine kinase, whose amino-acid sequence MSIPSFAIGIAGGTGAGKTTVARTVAETVGEAVTRIPIDNYYKDLSHLTYEERADVNYDHPSAFEWELLREQLDALLMGQPVEMPQYDFEVHNRKDERVTVEPTDVIVLEGILSLYDEDILEMLDLRVYVMTDADVRILRRIERDVIERGRDLEGVIGQYLETVKPMHEQFVEPTKKNADVIIPEGANRMAVDLLTEKIQAELASDGAEPGDELGSELSFEGPTTE is encoded by the coding sequence ATGAGCATTCCGTCGTTCGCTATCGGGATCGCCGGCGGGACGGGAGCCGGGAAGACGACCGTCGCGCGGACCGTCGCCGAGACGGTCGGCGAAGCGGTCACCCGTATCCCGATCGACAACTATTACAAGGATCTCTCGCACCTCACGTACGAAGAGCGAGCGGACGTCAACTACGATCACCCGTCGGCCTTCGAGTGGGAACTCCTCCGGGAGCAACTGGACGCCCTGCTCATGGGTCAGCCGGTCGAGATGCCCCAGTACGACTTCGAGGTCCACAACCGCAAGGACGAGCGCGTCACGGTCGAGCCGACGGACGTGATCGTCCTGGAGGGTATCCTCTCGCTGTACGACGAGGATATCCTCGAGATGCTCGATCTCCGCGTTTACGTGATGACCGACGCGGACGTCCGAATCCTCCGACGGATCGAACGCGACGTCATCGAGCGCGGCCGCGATCTGGAGGGGGTGATCGGGCAGTACCTCGAAACGGTCAAACCGATGCACGAGCAGTTCGTCGAACCGACGAAGAAGAACGCGGACGTGATCATTCCCGAAGGGGCGAACCGAATGGCGGTCGACCTGTTGACCGAGAAGATTCAGGCCGAACTCGCGAGCGACGGCGCCGAGCCGGGAGATGAACTCGGCTCCGAACTGTCGTTCGAGGGTCCGACGACGGAGTGA
- a CDS encoding DUF367 family protein, translating into MECHVYYEGDDDPNKCTAKRLEKFDEATLYRSMGQVPYGVVLNPHAERALSPADAEEGLGTLVALDCSWESAEAASFKMRGVHRALPFLVAANPVNYGRPFRLTTVEALAAACCIFGDRERAEELLEPFRWGETFLTLNEEPLRRYSECADSSEVVAVQEEYLADEE; encoded by the coding sequence GTGGAGTGTCACGTCTACTACGAGGGCGACGACGACCCGAACAAGTGCACCGCCAAGCGCCTCGAGAAGTTCGACGAGGCGACCCTCTACCGCTCGATGGGGCAGGTGCCCTACGGCGTCGTCCTCAACCCCCACGCCGAGCGGGCGCTGTCGCCGGCCGACGCCGAGGAGGGGCTGGGGACGCTGGTCGCGCTGGACTGCTCGTGGGAGTCCGCTGAGGCCGCGTCGTTCAAGATGCGCGGCGTCCACCGGGCGCTTCCCTTCCTCGTCGCCGCGAACCCGGTCAACTACGGGCGGCCGTTCCGGCTGACCACCGTCGAGGCGCTGGCCGCCGCCTGCTGCATCTTCGGCGATCGGGAACGGGCCGAGGAACTGCTCGAGCCGTTCCGCTGGGGCGAGACCTTCCTGACGCTCAACGAGGAACCGCTGCGCCGCTACAGCGAGTGTGCCGACTCGAGCGAGGTCGTCGCGGTCCAGGAGGAGTACCTGGCCGACGAGGAGTGA
- a CDS encoding MFS transporter, whose product MSLERDAPETEEADPLDAYRQFFALERDVLVLSAAMFAFSLGFQMTSRYVAEYMYALGASAFVVGLFGTVGNVISAVYPYPGGAISDRIGSRYALTAFGLCSTVGFGVWLAAPLLADVSVGPTSLAIVAIFVGLFFSQAWKSFGLGATFAIVKQAVPPSQLAAGFASTETFRRTAFLVGPLLAAALFYPFGSSDADVQVAFQLILLVAVVFGVVGTVVQHVLYEAEADSVGKEFGGVSQVIDDLRAMPDELRPLLVGDTLVRFANGMVYVFFVIVVTRFLEVGLTLSVPAMGTLELSPQSYFGVLLGIEMFVALLTMIPVAKAAERIGLKPVVALGFFVYAIFPILLINAPTENGGALALAALFAFSGLRFAGLPAHKALIVGPAERGAGGRVTGTYYLLRNLIVIPSAALGGLLWGGFSNPLTGETVFGGSPTLAFSVATVVGLLGTAYFLLFGEEFEAYA is encoded by the coding sequence ATGAGTCTCGAGCGGGACGCTCCGGAGACTGAGGAGGCCGATCCGCTGGACGCCTACCGACAGTTCTTCGCGCTCGAGCGCGACGTGCTGGTCCTCTCGGCGGCGATGTTCGCGTTCAGTCTGGGATTCCAGATGACCAGCCGCTACGTGGCCGAGTACATGTACGCGCTGGGTGCGTCGGCGTTCGTTGTCGGCCTGTTCGGGACGGTCGGGAACGTCATCAGCGCCGTCTACCCCTACCCGGGCGGGGCGATCTCCGATCGCATCGGCTCGCGGTACGCACTGACCGCCTTCGGGCTGTGTTCGACCGTCGGCTTCGGGGTCTGGCTGGCCGCGCCCCTGCTCGCGGACGTCTCCGTCGGTCCCACGTCGCTCGCGATCGTCGCGATCTTCGTCGGCCTGTTCTTCTCGCAGGCGTGGAAGTCGTTCGGACTCGGGGCGACGTTCGCGATCGTCAAACAGGCGGTCCCGCCGTCCCAGCTCGCCGCCGGCTTCGCGAGCACCGAGACGTTCCGTCGCACCGCCTTTCTGGTCGGCCCGCTGCTCGCCGCCGCGCTGTTCTACCCGTTCGGCTCGAGCGACGCCGACGTGCAGGTCGCCTTTCAACTGATCCTGCTCGTCGCCGTCGTCTTCGGCGTCGTCGGCACGGTCGTCCAGCACGTCCTCTACGAGGCCGAGGCGGACAGCGTCGGGAAGGAGTTCGGCGGCGTCTCGCAGGTCATCGACGACCTGCGGGCGATGCCCGACGAACTCCGACCGCTGCTGGTCGGCGACACCCTCGTCCGCTTCGCCAACGGGATGGTCTACGTCTTCTTCGTCATCGTCGTCACGCGCTTCCTCGAGGTCGGACTCACCCTCTCCGTGCCCGCGATGGGGACCCTCGAGCTCTCGCCCCAGTCGTACTTCGGCGTTCTGCTCGGGATCGAGATGTTCGTGGCCCTGCTGACGATGATCCCGGTCGCGAAAGCCGCCGAGCGAATCGGGCTGAAACCGGTCGTCGCGCTGGGCTTTTTCGTCTACGCGATCTTTCCGATCCTGCTGATCAACGCGCCGACGGAGAACGGGGGCGCCCTCGCTCTCGCCGCGCTCTTCGCCTTCTCCGGGCTGCGCTTCGCGGGCCTCCCCGCGCACAAGGCGCTGATCGTCGGCCCGGCCGAGCGGGGCGCCGGCGGCCGCGTCACGGGCACGTACTACCTCCTGCGGAACCTGATCGTCATCCCCAGCGCCGCGCTGGGCGGCCTGCTCTGGGGCGGGTTCTCGAACCCGCTCACCGGCGAGACGGTGTTCGGCGGCTCGCCGACGCTCGCCTTCTCCGTCGCGACCGTTGTCGGACTGCTCGGCACCGCCTACTTCCTGCTGTTCGGCGAGGAGTTCGAAGCGTACGCCTGA
- a CDS encoding NUDIX hydrolase — protein MVSRPPTFCPDCGTRLEKTRVDNRDRKRCPACETVVWHNPIPCASVAVVDRSRDDAAVLCVERGVPPGVGEWTLPGGHIEIGEEPAAAAARELEEETGVSVDPGALEILSASAMAPRDGKHVVTVHYVADRTDATGDPTAGSDATNARFWTPAAFDASGERFRPVHDERFREAAAVFE, from the coding sequence ATGGTCAGTCGACCGCCGACGTTCTGTCCCGACTGCGGTACCCGCCTCGAGAAGACACGGGTCGACAACCGCGATCGAAAACGGTGTCCGGCCTGCGAGACCGTCGTCTGGCACAATCCCATCCCCTGTGCGAGCGTCGCGGTCGTCGACCGCTCGCGGGACGACGCCGCGGTGCTCTGCGTCGAGCGCGGCGTCCCGCCGGGCGTCGGCGAGTGGACCCTCCCCGGCGGCCACATCGAGATCGGCGAGGAGCCCGCGGCGGCCGCCGCGCGCGAACTCGAGGAGGAAACCGGCGTCAGCGTCGACCCCGGCGCGCTCGAGATCCTGAGCGCGTCGGCGATGGCGCCCCGGGACGGCAAGCACGTGGTGACGGTCCACTACGTCGCCGACCGGACGGACGCGACGGGCGACCCGACGGCCGGCAGCGACGCGACGAACGCGCGGTTCTGGACGCCGGCGGCCTTCGACGCCTCCGGCGAGCGGTTCCGACCCGTCCACGACGAGCGGTTCCGGGAGGCCGCCGCGGTCTTCGAGTGA